A window from Plectropomus leopardus isolate mb chromosome 3, YSFRI_Pleo_2.0, whole genome shotgun sequence encodes these proteins:
- the ddx59 gene encoding probable ATP-dependent RNA helicase DDX59 gives MFMPRALKVKRPAQVSGQVLNKKSKIGQEEREDESSSVTPVQKEEACEDTKTQDETIEAGEDSAGLPKSSDGHMSTSSDKEENEEEEEPVKSFKKNQRWPEPGEPVCVMCGRYGEYICDSTDNDVCSLECKAKHLAQMGMGTWADVFKRKDTSDDERGQPQQPAVHTSGVSESEAGYSYKEDLFISGLTDEQVQRIKQELGIETQGRDVRRPIIEFEHCGFPATLSGNLKKAGYEAPTPVQMQMVPIGLSGRDVIASADTGSGKTVAFLLPVVVRALEKPAHRVSSPVALILTPTRELAIQIERQAKELVMGLPNMRTALLVGGMPLPPQLHRLKSSIKIIIATPGRLLEILKQKAVKLDTVKVVVVDEVDTMLKMGFQQQVLEVLEQVPEEHQTLLASATIPTGTEELAARLVRDPVRIAIGEKNQPCANVRQILLWVEEPSKKRKLFEILNDSKLYQPPVVVFVDCKLGADLLCEAIAKVTGLNTVAIHSDKTQWERNRILRGLLDGDFEVVISTGVLGRGLDLVNVRLVVNFDMPNTMDEYVHQVGRAGRLGHRGTAITFLNNNNKRLFLEVVKRVKPTGSILPPQLLNSPHLHEQQRRERQKAKQGPDDTLVTKNNLIDIIRKHDRCKK, from the exons ATGTTTATGCCAAGAGCCCTGAAAGTAAAGAGGCCTGCCCAGGTCTCAGGCCAAGTTTTGAATAAGAAAAGCAAGATAGGTCAGGAGGAAAGAGAAGATGAAAGTAGTTCAGTGACACCTGTTCAGAAGGAGGAAGCATGTGAAGACACCAAAACACAGGATGAGACAATAGAAGCAGGTGAAGACTCTGCAGGTTTGCCGAAGAGCTCAGATGGACATATGTCTACTTCAAGTGATAAAGAGGAGaatgaggaagaagaggaaccTGTCAAATCATTCAAAAAGAACCAGAGGTGGCCAGAGCCGGGAGAGCCTGTCTGTGTGATGTGTGGTCGCTATGGGGAGTATATTTGTGACAGCACAGACAACGACGTTTGCAGTCTTGAGTGCAAAGCCAAACATCTGGCACAAATGGGGATGGGAACTTGGGCAGATGTGTTTAAGCGTAAGGACACAAGTGATGATGAAAGGGGTCAACCTCAACAGCCAGCAGTTCACACAAGTGGAGTGAGTGAAAGTGAGGCTGGCTACTCCTACAAGGAGGATCTGTTCATTTCAGGCCTAACAGATGAGCAGGTGCAGAGAATTAAACAGGAGCTGGGCATTGAAACCCAGGGGAGAGATGTGAGGAGGCCCATCATTGAGTTTGAACATTGTGGCTTTCCTGCCACGCTGAGTGGCAACCTGAAAAAAGCTGGCTATGAGGCACCCACGCCGGTCCAGATGCAGATGGTCCCTATTGGTCTCAGCGGCAGGGATGTGATTGCCAGCGCTGACACAGGCTCAGGGAAGACTGTAGCCTTCCTGCTGCCTGTGGTAGTGAGAGCACTGGAG aagccAGCACACAGAGTGAGCAGCCCTGTGGCTCTCATCCTGACCCCCACCAGGGAGCTGGCCATTCAGATAGAGAGACAGGCCAAGGAGCTGGTGATGGGTCTCCCCAACATGAGGACCGCGCTGCTGGTTGGCGGCATGCCACTTCCACCGCAGCTCCACCGCCTCAAAAGCAGCATCAAA ATTATCATAGCCACTCCTGGGCGACTCCTTGAGATCTTGAAGCAGAAGGCAGTGAAGCTGGACACAGTGAAGGTCGTGGTTGTTGATGAG GTTGACACTATGCTGAAGATGGGCTTCCAGCAGCAGGTGCTGGAAGTTTTGGAGCAAGTCCCAGAGGAACACCAGACCCTGCTGGCGTCAGCCACCATCCCAACAGGGACGGAGGAGCTGGCTGCCCGATTGGTCCGTGACCCTGTCCGTATTGCTATTGGAGAGAAGAACCAGCCCTGTGCCAACGTGAGGCAGATCCTGCTATGGGTAGAGGAACCCTCCAAGAAGAGGAAGCTGTTTGAGATTCTTAAT GACAGTAAACTGTACCAGCCTCCAGTGGTTGTATTTGTAGACTGTAAGCTGGGGGCCGATCTACTGTGCGAGGCAATTGCCAAGGTGACAGGCCTCAATACTGTGGCAATCCACTCTGACAAGACCCAGTGGGAACGCAACCGCATCCTCAGG GGTCTGCTGGATGGAGACTTCGAGGTGGTGATCAGTACGGGTGTGCTGGGGAGAGGATTGGACCTAGTCAATGTCAGACTGGTGGTCAACTTTGACATGCCAAACACAATGGATGAATATGTCCATCAG GTGGGCAGGGCAGGTCGGCTGGGACACAGAGGAACAGCCATTACCtttctcaacaacaacaacaaacggCTGTTTCTGGAGGTGGTGAAGCGGGTCAAACCCACAGGGTCCATCCTGCCTCCTCAGCTCCTGAATTCACCCCACCTCCatgagcagcagaggagggaaaGACAAAAGGCCAAGCAGGGGCCTGATGACACACTGGTCACTAAGAACAACCTCATAGACATCATACGAAAACACGACCGCTGCAAAAAATAG